TTTCATACAGTTGGGCAGCATAGGATCGCGCTGCTCCATGCAAACTCGTACCGGGGATTTTAGGAATTTTGGTTCCTGGTTCTCGCACAATGCTGTTGTCTACCCGTCCCAGACGATAGCCTCCAGTGCCGATATGCACGGGGTCAAGGGTCATAAATAGGTAGCGTTGCCGTTTGTAGGGTGCCATTGTTGTTCTTACTGCTCTTTTAAAATTTTCATGTACAGTTCTGCCAAGTCTGCCAATTCGCCCCGCACTCCAGCGTCAATCAGTTGTTGGCGTTCTTTGTCAGAGAAAGTTGGCCACTTTTTATCTTTCGGCCATGCTGCATTTGTGAGTGTATCAGTGACGAATTGCTTAAATACTGCATCTGTCCACGATTCTTGTTCATTTTGCCCGTACCACATTTCGCGGGTGGCTTCGATGGTGTAAATCACCTGATGGCATTGGGAGGTTTGCAGGTTTTTCATAATCTCCCAGAGTGTCTGGAAGCGGTCTAAGTCTTCGAGGTAGAAGGGGCGTGTTTGGCGAGGGCGGCGACCCTCTTTGTCGTAGTGAATCTCGAAGCGGCGGGCGGTGCTATCGAGGTATTCAAAGTCAAAGGTGGAAGGGGTGAAATAGATTTGATCGCCTTTTTTTAAGTCCCCAGGATGAACTAACCAGCAGGGTTCGGTTGTACCGGGTCGCTGACTTTTGATAGCGCGGTTCCGTTCAGTTTTCACCTTGCTATCATCATCATTGGTTTCTAGAAAGACGTAGGGATACCAATTGTCGGGTGTGTTGCCATCGCCCATTTTGGCGGGGACGTGCCAAGTGATTGAGCGCTCATCTTGAGTCAGTGTTAGGGTAATGGTTTGATCAAATTGTTTTGTGCCATTTGCCAGTTTGGCCTTCTCTTTGGGCAATTGTCCTGTATATGTTGACTGCACGTGCCAGAGTTGCTTATCAGTAGGCGATTTGTAGGTCAGCATTTGCCGTCCTGCATCCAGGGCGGCCCGGAGGGGAGTACGACGATGGAAATATACAACGCCCAAATGCAGAGGTAGACGATTGCGAACTTTGCCCATCTCGCGATCGTATTTCGTTTGAATTGTGTTGATTACTTCAAGCGACTTTTCTGCTGGGACAAGCGCCATGAAGGTGCGCGGTTCAGCAAGAATTTGAATAACAGGAGTACATTCTGTAAAATCAAGCGTAATATCATTACTGTTGATGTCTAATTGACCACCTAATTTGTTAGGATTACCGTATCCAGTTGGCTCTTCTATAGAAACTTGCTGATTGTTCAAGTGGCTACGAACAAATTCAGCTGCTATTGTACTATCTAAAGAGCGATTAATGTTTTCACTTTCTTTATTATCAGAGAATGTATTAAGTTGCTTGGCAACATAGCAAAGATTATCTGTTGTAATTAGTCTATCATCCCAAAGTAAGACACTTAATTTGGCATTTTTTAAAACCAGATCATAGTTGCCAAAGTTGACCAGCTTGAGTCGAGAAATTTCGGATGTTTTAACTTGAATATTGAGGCGACATTTTACTTTTGATAGCTGTGTATCTGGTACATCAGCTATGATTTCTTGCCAGAACTTCTGAGTAGTTTCCCATACCCGACGCAAGCGAGCAAATGAAGGATTTTGTCGCATCATTGCTAAGGCTAAAAGATAGGGGTCTTCAGATGTTCTTCCTTCTCCCAGATCGGTATCGGTAACTTGTAAATTATAAAATGGCTGTAGCAGTGGGGGATTTTGACCTTTACGTAGTCCGCGTGAATTTTTGGAAACTAGACCATCTAGCAATGTATTAGAAACAAATTGTCGTTTATTTTCGGGTTTCTTGCTCAAAGCATTTTGAATCTCATTGAGCAAATTCTGATAATCAAAATTATGTTGCTTGCTTCCTTTTGGCTCTTTCCATATCTGGGATTGAGGATCAGAAGAAACTATACTATTGAATGCCTCACCTGTTAGCCAGGATTCTAGTTCAAAGCGTCCAACGATTAGGGCAAGACGACCGTTAGTATCTGCTACTTCATCAATCCAAATTGTTGTATGTAAGTTTTTTGTCCAAGCTTTAGCGCGATTAGTTCGGCGTTGATAACATACATCACAAACTTTCAATTTTAGTGCTTTGTTGCTTGAACCAATTGGTCGCAAACTGCATATAGGACAAATATCCTGCTTTTCTTGAATATTCCAGTGTGATGCAATCGTTTTATCATTAGCACTTAGTTTATTAGGTTTAGAAGTTGCTAATCTTCCAAACTTCAGAGTGTCGCGCGTGTGATCACTTAGTTTTAATACCCAACGGGCTTCACCTTTGAACTGAAAGTTAGCAATTCTTTGTAAATACTCACACAATAAGCATCCTGATTTTGTTTTCCAATTCAGTAAATCAGCAATATCTGGAACAATAAATACACTACCGTTTTCATCCCGATAAATTTCCAACCCTAAAGGATACTGTTCTTCAATAACTCTTTGAACTAAATCT
Above is a genomic segment from Cylindrospermum stagnale PCC 7417 containing:
- a CDS encoding CRISPR-associated protein Csx11, which produces MTHNLQDLADKRDALLLAEVAMWLHMLGKFHKDFLNDPNSGIDIQIPTDLTANFTQLDNLLQDSSWSGSIWNQLGITELQGSSLSFFNFIEKHRDPDPAKIVQGLLRLIHDSHGRGSGIEKGVLNRFAVSQVGKVYLSTAFGTESKAIDLKQTEWHKFYTFLQTHIQILENSLTVPKYDWKGFRKYFISQLESYFRQTVAETRRPLSDVSLFDQTSASVAFLKAALAQNLLAGWKEPVTDIIKDKYYWRVLKVGLDGLAFWGDSVRIGDLLARKELIGKALDLVQRVIEEQYPLGLEIYRDENGSVFIVPDIADLLNWKTKSGCLLCEYLQRIANFQFKGEARWVLKLSDHTRDTLKFGRLATSKPNKLSANDKTIASHWNIQEKQDICPICSLRPIGSSNKALKLKVCDVCYQRRTNRAKAWTKNLHTTIWIDEVADTNGRLALIVGRFELESWLTGEAFNSIVSSDPQSQIWKEPKGSKQHNFDYQNLLNEIQNALSKKPENKRQFVSNTLLDGLVSKNSRGLRKGQNPPLLQPFYNLQVTDTDLGEGRTSEDPYLLALAMMRQNPSFARLRRVWETTQKFWQEIIADVPDTQLSKVKCRLNIQVKTSEISRLKLVNFGNYDLVLKNAKLSVLLWDDRLITTDNLCYVAKQLNTFSDNKESENINRSLDSTIAAEFVRSHLNNQQVSIEEPTGYGNPNKLGGQLDINSNDITLDFTECTPVIQILAEPRTFMALVPAEKSLEVINTIQTKYDREMGKVRNRLPLHLGVVYFHRRTPLRAALDAGRQMLTYKSPTDKQLWHVQSTYTGQLPKEKAKLANGTKQFDQTITLTLTQDERSITWHVPAKMGDGNTPDNWYPYVFLETNDDDSKVKTERNRAIKSQRPGTTEPCWLVHPGDLKKGDQIYFTPSTFDFEYLDSTARRFEIHYDKEGRRPRQTRPFYLEDLDRFQTLWEIMKNLQTSQCHQVIYTIEATREMWYGQNEQESWTDAVFKQFVTDTLTNAAWPKDKKWPTFSDKERQQLIDAGVRGELADLAELYMKILKEQ